The genomic window CTCCGCATCCGAGGTTCGGCTGCGGGCCGCGTGGAAGCGCGTGGCTGCGTGATGGCCACGCTGTCTGTCTACCGGTGGCGCCTGGCCCCGGACGGATACGCCACCCGCCGCCAACTCCGAGCCCTCGGGCTACGGCCCGGCGGCCAGGACGTAGCAGCGCAGCTCGAACGGCCCCGCCGACGGCGGGGCCCGCTGGTCGCCTACCTCTACCGCATCGACCGGGCCAAACCGGTACGGCCGATGACCCCCGCCCGGCGGGCCGCTCTCGCTAAGGCGATGGCGGCCCGGCGGACCTGCCCCAACTGCCTTCGCGACGCGGGGTACTGCATCCCGCGTTCGCTCGGCATGTGCGTGCCCTGTTCAGACCTTTTCAGCAGCCGCCCGAGCCGCGGCAACGAGACGGAGTGACGTAGTGAAGCTGGAAGTCAGCACACACAAGCTCTTCGGCTACCGCTCCACCCTGCGCACCGCGAAGCGCCTGACCGAAGAGGCCGTCCGGGTCGTGGACCGGGCGGTCGCCGGCCGGATGCCGGACGTGCGGGTGGTGCTCACCGCAGAGCGGAACCTGGCGGAGGTGAGCACGGCTGCCGAGTGGGAGGCCGCCGGGTGCACCGACAAGCGCGTCCAGGCTCGTGCGCTGCGGTCCGCGAAGAAGTTGGCACGTGAGACCGCCGCCCGCGCCGTCCCGCTCTCGGACGGCGGGGTGTTGATCGTCGTCAACGTCGACCAGCACCCCAACGAAGCCACGTTCGCCATCACGCTCGTGCATGAGCTGGTCCATGCGATGCAGCACAGCCGCAAGGGCGTCCGCGACCGGCTGATCGCCGGTCTGCGGCACGACCTGGGTGTCGAGCGTCTGTCGCGTCGCGAGAGCCGCGAACTCGACCGCCTTTTCGAGGCCGACGAGAACGAGGCGTACGGCGCGGAGCACCTCGCCGGCCGCCTCGTTCCCGCCGCCGCAGCCTGACCCATCCCCATGCCTGCCGGGGTGGCGTCGCGGCCACCCCGGCACCTCCCCTTCATCGCCCCAAGGCTGGGGCAGTCAGGAGTCGTTCCGCCATGAGCGACAACGTCGTTCCCCTCTTCGAGAAGACCACCCCCGCCCCCGTGGCGCCCCCGAGTGTCGAGACGGCTGCTGTAGCAGCGCCCACCGCTGAAAAGCCGCCTGTGCCCCTGTGGGTGCGCTCCGCACGCGGTATCCGCACGGTCGCCACCCACGAGAGCACCAAGGCCGTCTGCCGGGCTACGGCGCGCCACGGCCTCTACGTCCTCGGTGGGACCAGGATCGTGGCCCGTCGGACGTGGGAGGGCCGTACCGCCTCCCGGTACGAGCGTCTGCTGCGTGCGGCGGAAGCCGCGGGGAACATGGAGGCCGCCGCCGAGTGGGAGGAGCGCGGCCAGCGCTTCCGCCAGGAACGCCACCGCCGCCGCATGGACCTGCTCACCGCACCGATGGACGCGGCCAAGGGCATCGCGGCCGGCGTTGGGATTGGGGCGGGTGGTCTCTTACTGCTCGGCATAATGCTCGCCGTCGCCAACAAGGACTGGACCGACGTCTACGCCCCCACCATGGCCGTGGTGGAGCTGGTCCGCTGGATCGTCTTCATCATCACCGTGACCTGGGGCCCCCTCGTCACGATCGGCCCGTGGGCGGCCCTGCTTGGGCTGTGGGCCGTCGGTAAGAAC from Streptomyces sp. NBC_01341 includes these protein-coding regions:
- a CDS encoding RRQRL motif-containing zinc-binding protein, encoding MATLSVYRWRLAPDGYATRRQLRALGLRPGGQDVAAQLERPRRRRGPLVAYLYRIDRAKPVRPMTPARRAALAKAMAARRTCPNCLRDAGYCIPRSLGMCVPCSDLFSSRPSRGNETE